A segment of the Lelliottia amnigena genome:
GCTGTTGTGAATGATCCAGCAGTTCGGGCTGGGTATAGCGCTCGGTGGCGAGCGGGCTCTGGTAATCGAGCGTTTTTGCAGGTGAAATCAGAATCAGCATAACCAGTCCTTGCAGGAAATTTAGTGCGACTTTAGCAAAAAATCCGCTTCAGTTGATCGATGGCTGCTATTGCCGTGGCAAATCATCCCAGGTGCCCGGCGCAATTTGTGACTTGATGTCGGGGTAACGAGCCGCGTCAAACACCGGTTTTAGCCCCAGCTTACGCTGGCGTAAATAGTCGCTGGCGATAAGCGCGACAACTGGAGACAGCAGCAAAATGGCCGTCAGGTTAGTGATCGCCATCAGCGCCATAATCACGTCCGCCAGTTGCCAGACCAGCGGTAGGCTAAGCATCGACCCAACCAGCACCATTCCAGCGATCCCAACCCGCAGCAGCCATAACGCTTTGCGCGAATCAAAACGCAGAAAAATCAGGTTAGTTTCAGCATAAATATAATTGGCGACAATCGAGCTGAACGAAAATAGGATCACGATAAGCGACACAAAACCTGCGCCCCAGCCACCGGCAAGATTCACCAGCGCCTGCTGAACAATCTGAATACCTTCTGGACTGCGGGTATGCGTTACAGGGCCCGCGAGCAGCACAATCATGGCGCTGGCGGAGCAGATAATGATGGTGTCGACGAATACGCCAATCATCTGCACGATACCTTGCGCGGCAGGGTGCGGGGGCCATGAGGCCGCTGCGGCAGCGGCATTCGGTGTGGAACCCATTCCGGCTTCGTTAGAGAACATGCCGCGCTGAAAACCCGCCGTCAGCGCCTGGCTCAGGGTATATCCCAGCGCCCCTGCTGCGGCTTCTCGCCAGCCGAAAGCGGCTTTGAAAATGGTGGCGATCACATCCGGAAGCTGGTCAAGATGCATGGCGGTAACGACCAGGCTGGTGCTGACCCACAACAGCGCTATCACCGGCACCAGCCACTGCATCAGGCGTGCAACGCCTTTGATGCCTGTCACGATGACCATCAGGGTCGCGGCAGCCAGCATCGCGCCGGTTATCCATTCCGGGAAATCAAACGCGTAGCGCAGAGCGTGCGCCACCGAGTTGGCTTGTACCGTGTTGAAAATAAGACCATAAGCGATGAGTAGCAAAACAGAAAACAGCACGCCCATCCAGCGCATACCCAGGCCGCGCGACATATACCAGGCCGGGCCACCGCGAAACTGACCGTGCCGATCCCGCTCTTTGTAGAGCTGCGCCAGCGAGCATTCGGCAAACGACGTCGCCATTCCGATAAGCGCCGTGACCCACATCCAGAACACGGCTCCCGGGCCGCCTGCGCCAATGGCTAACGCCACGCCCGCCAGATTCCCGCTGCCAACGCGGGCGGCGAGGCTGGTGCAGAGCGCCTGAAAAGAGGTTAATCCATCGGGTTGCGGGGTGACGCTATTTTTCAGACTTTTACCAAACTGGCGAATATAGCGAAATTGAATAAAACCGCTGCGTACCGTGAACCATATTCCGGCTCCCAGCAGCAAATAGATCATCACTGAGCCCCACAGGACCTCATTGATAAAGGAAAAGAAATCAGGCATTAACGTCCCTCTTGTTGATGCCACTGCTTACCCGTCATACTTCAAGCCGCAGGTGCGTTGGCTGCGCTCGTTCACCCTGGTCACTTACTCAATGTAAGCCCCTGGGGGATTCGCTCGCTTGCCGCCTTTCTGCAACACGAATTATTTTGGGTAAGTACAAATCGAGAGCCTGTTGTTAATTAGCAGGCTGTTAATATTCGGAGTTTATCATACTATCCGTTAGCGCACTGTCTGCGGTTGCGCTGCTATTCCGTCGTGTTATCATCAGGGCAGACCGGTTACATCCCCCTAACAAGTAAACCTGTCATTTTTCCGTTGCTGGCATGCTGTCGGTGGCGTGAATTATCCAGGGCACGTAAAAAGAGAAAGACTATCATGACGGATAAATTGACCTCCCTTCGTCAGTTCACCACTGTCGTAGCTGACACCGGAGATATCGCGGCAATGAAGTTGTACCAGCCGCAGGATGCCACAACTAACCCTTCTCTGATTCTTAACGCCGCACAGATTCCTGAGTACCGCAAACTGATCGACGAAGCTGTCACCTGGGCGAAAGGCCAGAGCAACGATCGTGCGCAGCAGGTTGTGGACGCGACTGACAAACTGGCTGTAAACATCGGTCTGGAGATCCTGAAACTGGTTCCGGGCCGTATTTCTACCGAAGTTGACGCACGTCTGTCCTACGACACCGACGCGTCAATCGCCAAAGCCAAACACCTGATCAAACTGTATAACGATGCTGGCATCAGCAACGATCGCATTCTGATCAAACTGGCATCCACCTGGCAGGGCATCCGCGCTGCAGAACAGCTGGAAAAAGAAGGTATCAACTGTAACCTGACGCTGCTGTTCTCCTTCGCTCAGGCGCGTGCTTGTGCTGAAGCCGGCGTGTACCTGATTTCTCCGTTCGTGGGCCGTATCATGGACTGGTACAAAGCCAACACCGACAAGAAAGAGTTCGCACCAGCGGAAGATCCAGGCGTGATTTCCGTGAGCGAAATCTACCAGTACTACAAACAGCACGGCTATGAAACCGTCGTTATGGGCGCAAGCTTCCGTAACGTGGGTGAAATCATTGAGCTGGCTGGCTGTGACCGCCTGACCATTGCCCCTGCACTGCTGAAAGAGCTGGCAGAGAGCGAAGGCGCGCTGGAGCGTAAACTGTCTTACACCGGTGAAGTGAAAGCGCGTCCAGAACGCATCACTGAATCCGAGTTCCTGTGGCAGCACAACCAGGATCCAATGGCTGTAGACAAACTGGCGGACGGTATCCGTAAGTTTGCTGTTGACCAGGAAAAACTGGAAAAAATGATCGGCGATCTGCTGTAATCATTCTGCGTGACCGGGCCTCCGGTCACGCGACTTCTTTCATACCCTGTCTGAATTCCCCCTCTGCGTGTATCATTCCCGTTAATCAGTATTGTTTGAATGGAAATGGATATGAATACATTACGCATCGGCTTAGTGTCGATTTCTGACCGCGCTTCCAGCGGTATTTACGAAGATAAAGGCATTCCGGCTCTGGAAGCCTGGCTGGCGACAGCGCTCACGACGCCTTTTGAAATCCAGACGCGCTTAATCCCGGATGAGCAGGCGATCATTGAGCAGACGCTTTGCGAGCTGGTGGATGAGATGAGCTGCCACCTGGTGCTGACCACGGGCGGAACAGGCCCGGCGCGCCGTGATGTCACCCCAGATGCAACGCTGGCGATTGCCGATCGCGAGATGCCAGGGTTTGGCGAACAGATGCGCCAGATCAGCCTGCACTTTGTCCCGACGGCGATCCTGTCCCGTCAGGTTGGCGTGATTCGTAAGCAGGCGTTGATTCTGAATTT
Coding sequences within it:
- a CDS encoding amino acid carrier protein — protein: MPDFFSFINEVLWGSVMIYLLLGAGIWFTVRSGFIQFRYIRQFGKSLKNSVTPQPDGLTSFQALCTSLAARVGSGNLAGVALAIGAGGPGAVFWMWVTALIGMATSFAECSLAQLYKERDRHGQFRGGPAWYMSRGLGMRWMGVLFSVLLLIAYGLIFNTVQANSVAHALRYAFDFPEWITGAMLAAATLMVIVTGIKGVARLMQWLVPVIALLWVSTSLVVTAMHLDQLPDVIATIFKAAFGWREAAAGALGYTLSQALTAGFQRGMFSNEAGMGSTPNAAAAAASWPPHPAAQGIVQMIGVFVDTIIICSASAMIVLLAGPVTHTRSPEGIQIVQQALVNLAGGWGAGFVSLIVILFSFSSIVANYIYAETNLIFLRFDSRKALWLLRVGIAGMVLVGSMLSLPLVWQLADVIMALMAITNLTAILLLSPVVALIASDYLRQRKLGLKPVFDAARYPDIKSQIAPGTWDDLPRQ
- the talB gene encoding transaldolase B; protein product: MTDKLTSLRQFTTVVADTGDIAAMKLYQPQDATTNPSLILNAAQIPEYRKLIDEAVTWAKGQSNDRAQQVVDATDKLAVNIGLEILKLVPGRISTEVDARLSYDTDASIAKAKHLIKLYNDAGISNDRILIKLASTWQGIRAAEQLEKEGINCNLTLLFSFAQARACAEAGVYLISPFVGRIMDWYKANTDKKEFAPAEDPGVISVSEIYQYYKQHGYETVVMGASFRNVGEIIELAGCDRLTIAPALLKELAESEGALERKLSYTGEVKARPERITESEFLWQHNQDPMAVDKLADGIRKFAVDQEKLEKMIGDLL
- the mog gene encoding molybdopterin adenylyltransferase, with the translated sequence MNTLRIGLVSISDRASSGIYEDKGIPALEAWLATALTTPFEIQTRLIPDEQAIIEQTLCELVDEMSCHLVLTTGGTGPARRDVTPDATLAIADREMPGFGEQMRQISLHFVPTAILSRQVGVIRKQALILNLPGQPKSIKETLEGVKAEDGKVVVAGIFASVPYCIQLLDGPYVETDPQVVAAFRPKSARRETIS